The following coding sequences lie in one Spirosoma sp. KUDC1026 genomic window:
- a CDS encoding sulfite oxidase — translation MNNNQSTPSLFNRRGFLKTSSLATLTSLLGTNIVFADHLPRHYLPLAFSVDPMADKHKDMVVLNDKPWNVEATPYLLDDAVTPADKMFIRNNGLIPENIDVAKWTLTINGESVKTTKTYTLNDLKTKFKPYTYQLVLECGGNGRAGYFPKTAGNQWTEGGVSCAEWTGVRLKDILADVGLKDDAVYIGYYGKDLHLSQDPTKAVISRGVPIKKALEDETLIAWAMNGKDIPLVHGYPLRLVIGGWPASVSGKWLNTIAIRNKVHDGAKMTGKSYRVPIHPVVPGVDPPESEFKIIESMPIKSVITFPRTGLELPSGKSLSLRGHAWAGDRVVKEMHISTDFGATWQKADLKAPKNRLAWQQWTADTKLPTQGYYEVWARATDDAGVSQPMVMPQWNPEGYINNACHRIAVKVV, via the coding sequence ATGAATAACAACCAATCGACCCCTTCCTTATTCAACCGACGGGGGTTTCTCAAGACTTCTTCGCTGGCTACGCTGACAAGTTTACTGGGTACCAATATTGTTTTTGCCGACCATCTTCCCCGTCATTATCTGCCGCTGGCATTTTCGGTTGATCCGATGGCCGACAAGCACAAAGACATGGTGGTGCTTAACGACAAGCCCTGGAACGTGGAAGCTACGCCCTACCTGCTGGATGATGCCGTGACCCCCGCCGACAAGATGTTCATCCGCAATAACGGCCTGATTCCGGAGAACATCGACGTAGCGAAATGGACGCTCACCATCAACGGGGAGTCGGTTAAGACAACCAAAACCTACACGCTGAACGACCTGAAAACCAAGTTCAAACCCTACACCTACCAGTTGGTGCTCGAATGTGGCGGCAACGGCCGGGCGGGCTATTTCCCCAAAACCGCGGGTAACCAGTGGACCGAAGGGGGTGTTAGCTGCGCCGAGTGGACGGGCGTCCGGCTCAAAGATATTCTGGCCGACGTAGGTCTGAAAGATGATGCGGTGTACATTGGATACTACGGGAAGGACCTGCACCTGAGCCAGGACCCAACCAAAGCGGTGATCTCGCGCGGGGTACCGATAAAAAAGGCCCTCGAAGACGAAACCCTGATCGCGTGGGCAATGAACGGCAAAGATATTCCCCTGGTTCACGGCTACCCGCTTCGGCTGGTTATTGGCGGCTGGCCCGCGTCGGTATCGGGCAAGTGGCTGAACACAATAGCCATTCGCAACAAAGTTCACGACGGCGCCAAGATGACGGGTAAGAGCTACCGTGTTCCCATCCATCCGGTTGTTCCGGGTGTCGACCCGCCGGAGAGTGAGTTCAAAATTATCGAGTCAATGCCCATTAAGTCGGTCATTACGTTTCCCCGCACGGGTCTCGAACTGCCCTCGGGTAAATCCCTGTCACTACGTGGCCACGCCTGGGCGGGGGATCGGGTCGTGAAGGAAATGCACATCTCGACCGACTTTGGTGCGACCTGGCAGAAAGCCGATTTAAAAGCGCCCAAAAATCGACTGGCCTGGCAGCAGTGGACTGCCGACACCAAACTACCGACGCAGGGTTATTACGAAGTATGGGCCCGCGCCACCGACGATGCGGGCGTGTCGCAGCCAATGGTGATGCCACAGTGGAACCCCGAAGGTTACATCAATAAT
- a CDS encoding DUF2911 domain-containing protein produces the protein MKCPTFPAIAAAILLTVSAYSVTQAQLRIPTASPLQTTKQGFALGDITLEYSRPAVKGRTVFGDLVPYDKVWRTGANATSKITFSSDVKLEGKEVKAGTYGLFTIPGKSSWEVMLSKDLALGANVGAYNKENEVVRVQVKPTTLANKAETFTINIADIKPNSAVLEIMWDKTRVPVTITADIDQAILKNIEASMASDKPAYFEAATYYYDTNRDLKQALNWVTKATEQNPNAFWMMLLKARIELKLNEKAKAIASAQKTVDLATQAKNADYVKMANDLIASAKK, from the coding sequence ATGAAGTGCCCAACGTTCCCGGCGATTGCCGCAGCTATTTTACTCACGGTTAGTGCCTATTCCGTTACGCAGGCTCAGCTCAGAATTCCAACCGCCAGCCCGCTCCAGACCACCAAACAAGGGTTTGCGCTGGGAGATATTACGCTGGAATATTCCAGGCCGGCGGTCAAAGGCCGTACCGTCTTCGGTGATCTGGTTCCTTACGACAAAGTATGGCGTACCGGTGCCAACGCAACCTCTAAAATTACCTTCTCCTCGGACGTGAAGCTGGAAGGCAAAGAGGTGAAAGCAGGAACCTACGGCCTGTTCACCATTCCGGGAAAAAGCAGTTGGGAGGTCATGCTTTCCAAAGACCTGGCGCTGGGTGCCAACGTAGGCGCGTACAACAAAGAAAACGAGGTCGTACGGGTTCAGGTGAAACCAACCACGCTGGCTAACAAAGCCGAAACTTTTACGATCAACATCGCCGATATTAAGCCCAACTCGGCTGTGCTGGAGATTATGTGGGACAAGACCCGCGTTCCGGTTACCATCACCGCTGACATTGATCAGGCGATCCTGAAAAACATCGAAGCATCAATGGCGTCGGATAAACCCGCTTATTTTGAGGCTGCTACGTATTACTACGATACCAATCGGGATCTGAAACAGGCGCTGAACTGGGTAACCAAAGCCACGGAGCAGAATCCGAACGCTTTCTGGATGATGCTGCTGAAAGCCCGGATCGAGCTGAAACTGAACGAAAAAGCCAAAGCCATCGCCAGCGCCCAAAAAACGGTTGATCTGGCAACGCAGGCAAAAAATGCGGACTACGTTAAAATGGCGAACGATCTGATTGCTTCTGCCAAAAAGTAA